The Clostridioides difficile genome has a segment encoding these proteins:
- a CDS encoding Mrp/NBP35 family ATP-binding protein gives MADCNSCPSKGNCNSQSNCSIENNPNNKFGKIIGVMSGKGGVGKSTVTALLANKLNKMGYKVGILDSDITGPSIPRLMGLKNVKAYSDGSYIYPVENSNNIKVMSINLMIDDENEPVVWRGPLVGGVVKQFYTDVLWEELDYLLIDMPPGTGDVALTVMQSIPISGIVMVSVPQDLVSMIVSKAVNMAKKMNINVLGVIENMSYIQCPDCSKKIKLFDGESTEKFLNDLDLKLLGELPMTKEIIDITHKGVTEISNDLDSVLTDIVENIK, from the coding sequence ATGGCAGATTGTAATTCATGTCCATCAAAGGGAAATTGTAATAGTCAATCAAATTGTTCTATTGAAAATAACCCTAACAATAAATTCGGAAAAATAATTGGTGTTATGAGTGGGAAGGGCGGAGTTGGTAAATCGACTGTAACTGCTTTACTTGCTAATAAACTAAATAAAATGGGATACAAAGTTGGTATATTAGACTCTGATATAACAGGACCAAGTATTCCTAGACTTATGGGGTTAAAAAATGTAAAAGCTTATTCTGATGGTTCTTATATTTATCCTGTAGAAAATTCAAATAACATAAAAGTAATGTCTATAAATCTTATGATAGATGACGAAAATGAACCAGTTGTTTGGAGAGGACCTCTAGTTGGAGGAGTTGTAAAACAATTTTATACTGATGTACTTTGGGAAGAACTAGATTATTTACTTATAGACATGCCCCCTGGTACTGGAGATGTTGCATTAACAGTTATGCAATCTATACCTATAAGTGGAATAGTTATGGTTTCAGTTCCTCAAGATTTGGTATCTATGATTGTATCAAAAGCTGTTAATATGGCTAAAAAAATGAACATAAACGTTCTTGGAGTTATCGAAAATATGAGTTATATTCAATGTCCTGATTGTTCTAAAAAAATCAAATTATTTGATGGAGAATCTACTGAAAAGTTCTTAAATGATTTAGATTTAAAACTTCTAGGTGAGCTTCCTATGACTAAAGAAATCATAGATATTACTCATAAGGGTGTTACAGAAATTAGTAATGATTTAGACTCAGTATTAACTGATATTGTTGAAAATATTAAATAG
- a CDS encoding nitrogenase component 1, with amino-acid sequence MEVYKYFPNPSDRMGIIFTVSSINEACVIEFGPSGTTHYAIEAIGSLNGEDKAKIYSTHMSESDVTFGNYDRLEKAIIEIDNNIKPKYIFVMASSVSSIIGVDIVGICNIISDSVNCKLIPITTGGLREDYSQGVEDFLYILAKDVVKENNEKIDSFNIIGCNIDQYNFLSDCEEIKRMIKAFFRKEVNVTFTSYTSIEEIENASKSSLNIVLRKEGIKAATFMKDKYNIPYVYKKPYGIKNTEEFIKNIQKVTMWDLDKSAYEAEVSSIKRQVFNIKRKFYFYEGSKKCAVFGDYDTALGFKDLLSELGLEADRVNILHNTDCKDESVYIGNNELDRNKYLKENELLALFGDGTSIDMNHNSKLDIQISNPNLKSVNIYPYTPFVGLRGVLYIIERILNISL; translated from the coding sequence ATGGAAGTATATAAATATTTTCCAAATCCTTCTGATAGAATGGGAATAATATTTACAGTATCATCAATAAATGAAGCCTGTGTCATAGAATTTGGACCATCAGGAACAACTCACTATGCTATAGAAGCAATTGGAAGTTTAAATGGAGAAGACAAAGCAAAGATTTATTCAACTCATATGAGTGAAAGTGATGTTACATTTGGAAATTATGATAGATTAGAAAAAGCTATAATTGAAATAGATAATAATATCAAACCCAAGTATATATTTGTAATGGCTTCATCTGTATCTTCTATCATAGGTGTGGATATAGTAGGAATCTGCAATATTATAAGTGATTCAGTAAACTGCAAGCTAATCCCAATTACAACAGGTGGATTAAGAGAAGATTATAGTCAAGGAGTTGAAGATTTTCTTTATATATTAGCAAAGGATGTAGTAAAAGAGAACAATGAAAAAATTGATAGTTTTAATATAATTGGATGTAATATAGACCAATATAATTTTTTATCAGATTGTGAAGAGATTAAAAGGATGATAAAGGCTTTTTTCAGAAAAGAAGTAAATGTGACTTTTACATCATACACATCAATAGAGGAAATAGAAAATGCATCTAAATCTAGTTTAAATATAGTGCTTAGAAAAGAAGGTATCAAAGCAGCAACTTTTATGAAAGATAAGTATAATATACCTTATGTATATAAAAAGCCCTATGGAATAAAAAATACTGAAGAGTTCATCAAAAATATACAAAAAGTAACTATGTGGGATTTGGATAAAAGTGCTTATGAAGCTGAAGTATCTAGCATAAAAAGACAAGTATTTAATATAAAAAGGAAGTTTTATTTTTATGAAGGAAGCAAAAAATGTGCTGTATTTGGAGATTATGACACTGCTTTAGGATTTAAAGATTTATTAAGTGAATTAGGTCTTGAAGCTGATAGAGTTAATATATTACATAATACAGATTGTAAGGATGAATCAGTATATATTGGAAATAATGAGTTAGATAGAAACAAATATTTAAAAGAAAATGAGCTATTGGCTCTATTTGGAGATGGGACTAGTATTGATATGAATCATAATTCAAAGTTAGATATACAGATAAGTAATCCAAACTTAAAAAGTGTAAATATATATCCATATACACCATTTGTTGGATTAAGAGGAGTACTTTACATAATTGAAAGAATACTTAATATATCACTATAA